CTGCGGGACCTTTTGGACCTCCGAGGATCGCCCGATGACCGCCGGCCCCGCCTTCACCCCAGCCCTCACCCCAACCCTCACCTGTGTGCTCGACGCCCGTGCCAAGCTGGGGGAGGGGCCGGTCTGGTCGGTCGACGAGCAGGCGCTCTATTGGGTCGACATCAAGGGCAGGGCGCTGAACCGCTTCGATCCCGCCAGCGGCGCCAACCGCGCCATGGCGCTGCCGGAGGAGATCGGCTGCGTCGCCCCGCGCAAGGGCGGCGGCTTCATCGCCGGCCTGCGCTCCGGCCTGTGGCAGCTGGACGGGGAGGGCGGCCTGGTCGCCCGCCTCGCCGCCAACCCGGAGGATCAGGGCGCCAGCCGCTTCAACGACGGCAGGACCGATCCGGTCGGCCGCTATCTCGCCGGCACGCTGGACGAGCCGAAGGCCGGCGGCAAGGCCCATCTCTACCGCTATGACCGGCGCGGGCTGGCGGTGCTGGCCGGCGGGCTGCTGACCTCCAACGGGCTGGCCTTCAGCCCGGACGGGCGGACGCTCTATCACGCCGACACCCCCACCTTCACCGTGCGCCGCTACCGCTACGACCCCGCCACCGGCGCGATCTCCGACGGCGAGCCGTTCATCCGCCTGGAGCCGAAGGAGGGCGACCGCGGGCGGCCGGACGGTGCCGCGGTCGATGCCGAGGGCTGCTATTGGACGGCACTCTATGAAGGCGGCCGGGTGGCGCGCTTCTCCCCCGCCGGCGCGCTTCTGTCGGAACACCCGTTGCCGGCGCGCTGCCCGACCATGGTGGCCTTCGGTGGGCCCGACCTGCGCACCCTCTATGTCACCACCGCCAGCGCCGGCCGCCCGGCCGAGGAGCTGGAGCGCTTCCCACAATCCGGCGGCCTGTTCGCCATGACCGTCGAGGTGCCCGGCCTGCCGGTGCCGCCCTTCGATCCGGCGGCCTGAGCGGCGGCCAGGGCAGGGGAGAGCCGTCGATGTTCCGCAAGTTCGTTTATCTGCTGGCCCTGGCGCGCGAGAAGCATTTCGGCCGTGCGGCGGAAAGCTGCCACGTCTCGCAGCCGACCCTCTCCAACGCCATCCGCCAGCTGGAGGAGGAGCTTCAGGTCCCCATCGTCGAGCGCGGCCAGAAGTTCGAGGGCTTCACGCCCGAGGGGTTGAAGGTGCTGGACTATGCCCGCCGCATCGTCGGCGAGCGCGACAACCTGCGCCACGAGCTGCTGGCGCTGGCCCAGGGGGTGACCGGCCATCTGCGTCTGGGCGCCATCCCGACGGCGCTGCCGGCGGTGCCCTATGTGCTGACGCCCTTCTCCAACCGCTTCCCGCATATCCGGTCCAGCGTCGTGTCGCTCAGTTCGCGCGAGATCCAGCGCGGCCTCGACGCTTTCGAACTGGACGCCGCCATCACCTATCTCGACAACGAACCGCTGAACAATGTCCGCACCCTGCCGCTCTACACCGAGCGTTACCACCTGCTGGCGCGGCGCGACGATGTGGCGGACGGGCAGATCGCGCAAGGGGCGATTCCGTGGGAGAGGGCGGCCGGCCTCAGGCTCTGCCTGCTGACGCCGGACATGCAGAACCGCCGCATTGCCGACAGCGCCTTCCGCATGACCGGGCGGACGGTGCAGCCGGTGATGGAGACCAACTCGATCGTCACCCTCTACACCATCGTCCGCGCCGGCACCTGCGCCAGCATCGTCCCCGGCCAGCTGCTGACCTTCGTGCCGCCGCATCCCGACATCGTCGCCCTGCCGCTGGTCGATCCCGATCTGAGCCATGTCGTCGGGCTGGCCTATGCCGACCGCGACCCGCCGTCGCCGCTGGCCAAGGCGCTGGCCGTCGCCGCGGCCGATGCCGACATCGCCCAGCGCGTCGCCATCGGCATCGCCGACGCGATGATCCCCTGGCGGGTGGCGATCCGCTGATACAGTGTGCCGGAGGCGTCCGGCGGTATTGTGATGTGTGCGAAGGAACGGCCTGGACCAAGCTTGCCGCCTGTATTTAAATGCCGGCGGATCCGTTGCTCTGCGCCTGATGCGCTGAAAAACGGTGTCCACCGGCTGAACTTTGAAAGACTGACGTGATGCTTCGCTTTGGAAAGGATTTCCCGCTTATTCGATATGTCGGTAACGGCAACAAATTATTTGGAGTGAAGCGGCGTCTTTCGGTCCTTGCTCTTGCGGCTTCGGTCCTTCTGCCGCTCGGACTGTCCAGCGCCGTCCAGGCGGCCGAGGGAGCGCCGCAGCGGACGGAGGCGATCCCCTTCGCCACCGAAACCATGTCGGATGTCGATTTCCTGAAAGGCGGCCAAGGGACGCCGGCCACCATCGCCGGGGTGCTGCGCCTGCCGTCGGCCGGCACGGCGAAGGTTCCGCTGGTGATCATGCTGCACGGGTCGAGCGGCTATCTCAGCTACATCGATGCCTGGGTCGACCGCATGACCAAGGCGGGGATCGCCTCCTTCGTGATCGACAGCTTTTCCGGCCGCGGGCTGACCAGCGTGCGCGACGATCAGGCGTCGCTCGGCCGTCTGGCCGGAACCCTGGACGCCTTCCGGGCGCTGGAAACCCTCAGCAAGCATCCGCGCATCGATCCGGAGCGCATCGTGCTGATGGGCTTCTCGCGCGGCGGGCAGGGCGCGCTCTATTCCTCGGTCGAACGGTTCCAGGCGGCGCATCACAACGGACCGTCGCAGTTCGCCGGCTTCATTTCCTTCTATCCGAACTGCTCGACCCGCTACATCGGCGACGAGACGCTGGTCAAGCGGCCGGTCCGCGTCTTCCACGGCATGGCCGACGACTTCAACGCCTTCGCCCCCTGCCAGTCCTATGTCGAGCGGCTGAAGGCGGCCGGGCAGGATGTCGCGCTGAACGCCTATCCCGACTCCCACCATGTCTTCGACTGGGCCGACCTCAAGACCCCGCTGGTCAACCCCAAGGCCCAGTCGGTCCGCAATTGCCGGATCGCCGAGACCGAGGCGGGGGTGATCACCAACCTCGATACCGGCAAGCCCTTCTCCTATCAGGATGCCTGCGTGGCGCAGGGCACCACCGCCGCCTACAACGAGCCTGCGGCCATCGCCGCCGAGGCCGGGGTACGCGATTTCCTGAAGTCCCTGTTCAAGCTGTGACGGCGTGGCGGCCCGGCGCCGGCCGGGCCGCTCTTCCCAGGCGATCCTCAGGCGACCTTGATTTCGGCGAGGAACTGCTCGACCTCGCGGCGCAGCGTTTCGGCCTGGCGGGACAGTTCGCCCGACGCGGCCAGCACCTCGTTGGCCGACGCGCCGGTCTCCTCGGCGGTCAGGCGGACCTCGCCGATGCTGTCCGAAACCCGGCGGGTGCCGTTGGCGGCCTCCTGCACGTTGCGGGCGATCTCGCCGGTGGCGGCACCCTGCTCCTCGATGGCGGCGGCGATCGAGGTGGAGATGCTGTTGATCGAGCCGATGGTGGTGCCGATTCCCTCGATGGCGGCGACGACGCTGCCGGTCGCCTCCTGGATGCCGGTGATCTGGACGGCGATCTCCTCCGTCGCCTTGGCGGTCTGGTTGGCCAGGCTCTTGACCTCCGACGCCACCACGGCGAAGCCCTTGCCGGCCTCGCCGGCCCGCGCCGCCTCGATCGTCGCGTTCAGCGCCAGCAGGTTGGTCTGGCCGGCGATGCTGGTGATCATCTGGACCACGGCGCCGATGCGTTGGGCGGCGTCGGCCAGCCCGCGCACCGTCTGGTTGGTGCGGTCCGCCTCCTCGACCGCCTGACCGGCGATGCCGGTCGAGCGCGCCACCAGCGAGCCGATCTCGCCGATCGCCGCCGTCATCTCCTCCACCGCGCTGGCGACGGTCTGGACATTGACGCTGGTCTGCGACGCCGTCCCGGTGGCGTCGGTCGCCTGCCTGCCGGTCTGGTCGGCGGTGCGCGCCATGCCCTGCGCCGTGCCGTCCAGCTGCGTGGCGGCGGAGGCCACCGTGCGCAGCGCCGCCGCCGCCTTCGCCTCGAAATCGCGGATCAGCCGGTCGACGGTCTCCGCCCGGCGCTTCTGCTGTTCGTGCTCCGCCGCCATTTCGGTGCTGAGGCGGTCGCTCTCGATCAGCCCTTCCTTGAAGACATGGACCGTGCGGGCCATGGCGCCGATCTCGTCCTGGCGGTCGCTTTCCTCCACGCTGGCGGCATAGTCGCGGCGGGACAACCGCTCCATGATGCCGGTAAGGCGCTGGATCGGACGGGCGACGCTGGAGGTGGCGATGATGCCGGCCGCGACGCTGAGCGCCAGGGTCGTCCCGGCGATGCCCAGGATCCAGTAGAAATTCACCGTGTAGGCATCGCGCCCGCGGTCGGCCGCCTGCCGTCCCTGCGTCACGGTATAGGTGGTGAGGTCCTGCAACGCCTTGACCCACTTGGCGGTGGCGTCGCGCGATTCGGCGCGATAGACGTTGGAGGCGCGGACCTTGTCGCCGGATCGCGACGCGGACAGCAGCTTCTCGGTGCTGATCACCATATAGGCGCGCCAGCTGGAGGCGAAGTCGTTGTAGAGCCGGCGCTGCTCGTCCGACTGGATCAGCTTTTCATAGCTGGCCAGCGCCTTGTCGATGTTCTGGACATGTCCGGCCATCCGCTCTTCGGTGATCTTCAGCTCGGGCGCTTCGGTGAAGATGATGTGCGTTGCCTCATTGGTCCGATAGGTCTGGGCGATGCGCCCGACATCGCCGAGCAGCTCGGTGTTCCGCAGCCAGATGTCACGGATTTCGGCGGCATCCCGGTTCTGCGATGCCAGGCGATCCAGTGAGAGCCAGCCAAGACCGGCGACCAGAAGCGCAAGGAATGCGGAAAATGCCGTTATCTTTTTGCCGATATTTATGTCGTTTATCATTTTCATGACAGTCACTAACCCCGTTCAGCGATGATTTGGCCGGACGGTATAGATTGTTTACCAACAACTGGTTAAAGTAAGGCGCTTCTCCGTTTCCAACCGCGACTGTTAACGGCATTGATTGCTTTGTGCGTTAGCGCTTGTAGCCGCCTGAAGTGTTTATGAGTGCTTGGCCAGTCCCCGCTCATGGCGCCTGTGATCATCGGCGGCGCAGTGTTGATGGGTCGCAACCGTCTTGATAGCGAAAAGCTATCAGCCCATCAGAAAATACAATTTGCTGGTATACCATATCCTCCGCCACTCTGACGGTGCCGGGCGACGAGAGACGACCGGAAAAAAGTCAACGAAGCCAAGCCAGAACGACGCCGACCCCAAGTGCGGCGCGGACGATCGCAAGGAGGGACCCCCCGTGAACGCTTGCCAACCGTGGAGCGCTGAGCGCGCCATGACGATTGTCGAAGACAATCGGCATCTGCGCGGCGCCCTGCTGCCGATCCTTCACGCGCTGCAGGAAGAGTTCGGCTACATCGACGAGGAGGCCATCCCCCTGCTGGCGACGGAGCTGAACCTCTCGCGCGCCGACGTGCATGGCGTGGTGTCCTTCTATCACGAATTCCGCCGCGAGAAGCCCGGCCGCCACATCATCAAGGTGTGCCGGGCCGAGGCCTGCCAATCGATGGGCGCCAACGCGCTGGTCGATCACATCAAGACGCGGCTCCAGGTCGATTTCCACGGCACCACCGCCGACGGCGCCTTCACGCTGGAACCGGTCTTCTGCCTGGGCAATTGCGCCCTGTCGCCCGCGGTCATGATCGATGAGAACCTGCATGGCCGGGTCTCGCCGGACCGCTTCGACGCGCTGGCGGCCGAGACGCGGGCCAACCCGACGGCCCACCAGCAGATCCCCCGACATGTCCAGGGGGCCCCGAGCCACTCCCATAAGGGGCACGCGCAATGAGCGGTCATCTGATCACCGTCTTCGTCCCGCGCGATTCCGCCGCCCTGTCGGTCGGCGCCGATGCGGTCGCCGCCGCCATCCGGGCCGAAGCCACCAAGCGCGACCTGCCGCTGCGCATCGTCCGCAACGGCTCGCGCGGCATGCTCTACCTCGAACCGCTGGTCGAGGTAGAGACCCCGGCTGGCCGTGTCGCCTACGGCCCGGTCACCCCCGCCGATGTCCCCGGTCTGTTCGACGCCGGTTTCCTGACAGGGGGCGAGCATGCGCTCGGCCATGGCCTGACCGAGGAAATCCCCTATTTCAAGAAGCAGGAGCGGCTGACCTTCGCCCGCTGCGGCATCATCGATCCGCTGTCGGTCGAGGATTACCGCGCCCATGGCGGCTTCCGGGGCCTGGAGAACGCGCTGGCGATGTCCCAGGCGGAAATCGTCAAGGTGGTGACCGACAGCGGCCTGCGCGGCCGCGGCGGCGCCGGCTTCCCCACCGGCATCAAGTGGAACACGGTGATGCAGGCCAAGGCGGACGAGAAGTTCGTCTGCTGCAACGCCGACGAGGGCGACAGCGGCACCTTCGCCGACCGCATGATCATCGAGGGCGATCCCTTCTGCCTGATCGAGGGCATGACCATCGCCGCCATCGCGGTGGGCGCCACGTCGGGCTATGTCTACATGCGCTCCGAATACCCGCACGCCACCGCGACCCTGCGCCATGCCATCAAGCTGGCCTATGACGAGGGCTGGCTCGGCGACAACATCCACGGCACCAGCCGCACCTTCCATCTCGACGTCCGCGTCGGCGCCGGCGCCTACATCTGCGGTGAGGAGACCGCGATGCTGGAAAGCCTGGAGGGCAAGCGCGGCATGGTCCGCGCCAAGCCGCCGCTGCCGGCGCTGGAGGGTCTGTTCGGCAAGCCGACGGTGGTCAACAACGTGCTGTCGCTCTGCTCGGTGCCGATCATCCTCGACAGGGGGGCCGAGTATTACCGCGACTTCGGCGTCGGCCGGTCGCGCGGCACGCTGCCCTTCCAGCTCGCCGGCAACCTCAAGCATGGCGGCATCGTCGAGAAGGCGTTCGGCATCACCCTGCACGAGCTGCTCTATGATTTCGGCGGCGGCACCATCACCGGCCGGCCGATCCGCGCGGTTCAGGTCGGCGGCCCGCTCGGCGCCTATCTGCCGCCCTCGCAGTTCGACCTGCCCAAGGATTACGAGGCCTTCGCGGCGCAGGAGGCGATGGTCGGCCATGGCGGCATCGTCGTCTTCGACGACAGCGTCGACATGGCCCGGCAGGCGCGCTTCGCCATGGAATTCTGCGTCGCCGAATCCTGCGGCAAATGCACCCCCTGCCGCATCGGCTCGACCCGTGGGATGGAGACGCTGGACAAGATCATCGCCGGCAGGAATGTCGATGCGAATCTCGAACTGCTCGCCGACCTCTGCGACGTGATGGTGGACGGCTCGCTCTGCGCCATGGGCGGCATGACGCCCTATCCGGTGCGCAGCGCGGTGAAGCATTTCCCCGAAGATTTCCGCAAGAAAAACCCGGCCGTCCGCGTCACCCACATCGCCGCCGAATAACGAGCGACCCCAGGAGCACCCGAGATGACCCTCATCCACGAGACCGACTACGGCACCCCGGCCCGCGTCTCCGAGACCCTGGTGACGCTGGAGATCGACGGCCGCAGCATCACCGTTCCCGAAGGCACCTCGGTGATGCGCGCGGCGATGGACGCCGGCATCACCGTGCCGAAGCTCTGCGCCACCGACAGCCTGGAGCCGTTCGGTTCCTGCCGCCTTTGCGCGGTGGAGATCGAGGGCCGCCGCGGCACGCCGGCCTCCTGCACCACGCCGGTCGCCCCCGGCATGAAGGTCCACACCCAGACCGACAAGCTGGCGAAGCTGCGTCGCGGCGTGATGGAGCTCTACATCTCCGACCATCCGCTCGACTGCCTGACCTGTGCCGCCAATGGCGACTGCGAGTTGCAGGATATGGCCGGCGCCGTTGGGCTCCGCAACTTCAGGTACGGTTTCGATGGCGAAAACCATCGCGCCGCCGCGAAGGACGAGAGCAACCCGTACTTCACCTTCGACGCCTCCAAGTGCATCGTCTGCTCGCGCTGTGTGCGCGCCTGCCAGGAGACCCAGGGCACCTTCGCGCTGACCATCGACGGGCGCGGCTTCGCCTCCTCGGTGTCTCCCGGCGCCAAGGAAAGCTTCATGGACAGCGAGTGCGTGTCCTGCGGCGCCTGCGTCCAGGCCTGCCCGACCGCGACCCTGACCGAAAAGTCGATCATCGAGTACGGCCAGCCCGAACACAGCGTCATCACCACCTGCGCCTATTGCGGTGTCGGCTGCTCCTTCAAGGCGGAGATGCGGGGCACCACGGTGGTTCGCATGACGCCGTGGAAGAATGGCGGTGCCAACGAGGGCCACTCCTGCGTCAAGGGCCGTTTCGCCTGGGGCTACGCCACCCACAAGGACCGCATCATGAAGCCCATGGTGCGTGAGAGGATCACCGATCCGTGGCGGGAGGTGTCGTGGGAGGAGGCGATCGCCTACGCCGCCGAGCGGCTGAAGGCGGTCCAGGCCAAGCATGGCCGGGGCTCCATCGGTGGCATCACCTCGTCGCGCTGCACCAACGAGGAGGTCTATGTCGTCCAGAAGATGATCCGGGCCGCCTTCGGCACCAACAACATCGACACTTGCGCCCGCGTCTGCCATTCGCCGACCGGCTATGGCCTGTCGCAGACCTTCGGCACTTCGGCCGGCACCCAGGATTTCAAGAGCGTCGACAAGTCCGACGTCATCCTGGTCATCGGCGCCAACCCGACCGACGGCCATCCGGTGTTCGGGTCGCGCATGAAGAAGCGGCTGCGCGCCGGGGCCAAGCTGATCGTCGTTGACCCGCGCCGCATCGATCTGGTGCGCAGCCCGCATGTCCAGGCCGAGTACCATCTCCAGCTCCAGCCCGGCACCAACGTCGCCGTGGTGAACGCCATCGCCCACACCATCGTCACCGAGGGGCTGGTCAACCGCGCCTTCGTCGAGGAGCGCTGCGATCCCAAGGAATTCGCGAAGTGGGAGGCGTTCATCGCCGAGCACCGCAATTCGCCCGAATATCTGGAATCGCGCACCGGCGTCCCGGCCGATCAGGTCCGCGCCGCCGCCCGCCTCTACGCCACCGGCGGGAACGCCGCGATCTATTACGGCCTGGGCGTGACCGAGCACAGCCAGGGGTCCAGCACGGTGATGGCGATCGCCAACCTCGCGATGGCGACCGGCAACATCGGCCGCGAGGGCGTCGGGGTGAACCCGCTGCGCGGCCAGAACAACGTGCAGGGGTCCTGCGACATGGGCTCCTTCCCGCACGAGCTGCCGGGCTACCGCCATGTCTCGGACGACCTCGTCCGCCAGGAGTTCGAGTCCGCCTGGGGCGTCACGCTGGATCCGGAACCGGGCCTGCGCATCCCCAACATGTTCGACAGCGCGCTCGACGGCAGCTTCCGCGGCCTGTTCGTCCAGGGCGAGGACATCGTCCAGTCCGATCCCAACACCAACCACGTCACCTCGGCGCTGGAAGCGCTGGACATCGTCATCGTCCAGGACCTGTTCCTGAACGAGACGGCGGCCTTCGCCCATGTCTTCTTCCCCGGCACCTCCTTCCTGGAGAAGGACGGCACCTTCACCAACGCCGAGCGCCGCATCAACCGCGTCCGCAAGGCGATGCCGTCCAAGGTCGGCAAGGACGAGCATTGGGTGGCCTGCGCGCTGGCGACGGCGATGGGCTATCCGATGCATTACGAGACCACGGCGCAGATCATGGACGAGATCGCCCGGCTGACCCCGACCTTCCGGGGCGTCAGCTTCGAGAAGCTCGACCGCGTCGGCAGCGTGCAGTGGCCCTGCACCGGCTTCGAGGATGACGACACCGGCATGGCGATCATGCATGGCGAGAGCTTCGCCCGCGGCCTCGGCCGTTTCGTGATCACCGAATATGTGCCGACCGACGAGCGGACCACGCGGATGTACCCGCTGGTGCTGACCACCGGCCGCATCCTCGCCCACTACAATGTCGGTGCCCAGACCCGCCGCACCGCCAATGTGGCGTGGCATCCGGAGGATGTGCTGGAGATCAACCCGGTGGACGCCGAGATCCGGGGCGTCAAGGACGGCGACATGGTGTCGCTCGCCAGCCGCATGGGGGCGACGACGTTGCGCGCCGTGATCTCCGACCGCATGCCGGCCGGTGTGGTCTACACCACCTTCCACCACCCGGTGACCGGCGCCAACGTCATCACCACGGAAAATTCGGACTGGGCGACCAATTGCCCCGAATATAAGGTGACGGCGGTGCAGGTCGCCCGCAGCAACCAGCCGTCGGATTGGCAGGTCGATTACGCGAAGAACGACGTCGAGCGCAAGCGCATCGCCGCCGCCAATGTCATCGCCGCCGAATGACGACCGCCTGCGTCTGAGGAGAAGGAAGCATGACCGCGATGCCTTCTGGGTCCATCCGTCCGGACGACAACGGCATGTGCTCCATCGCCGTCACCGGCACCGGCTTCTCCGCCGGTGCCGGGGCGGAGGAGGGGGCCGATGTCGAATGGCAGGTGCCGGAGGAAACCGCGGTCGCCTTCGAATATAACGGCCGATCCCACGCCGTGATGATGGCGACCCCCGCCGATCTGGAGGATTTCGCGCTGGGCTTCAGCCTGGCCGAGGAGATCGTCGGGGCCGCCGCCGACATCGAGGATATGACCGTGCGGGAAACGCCGCTGGGCTTCGTCGTCAATATGACGGTCGATCCGTTGCGTCTTCTGCGCGGAAGTCTGCGCAGCCGCTCCATGGAGGGGCGGAGCGGCTGTGGCCTGTGCGGCGTGGACAGTCTTGTCCACGCCGTTCGGGAGCCCCGCAAGATCGAAACCACGTTGGATGTCGAACCGGCCGCCGTTGCCGCCGCCTTCCGCGGCCTGCCGGATCACCAGCCGATGAACCGGGCCAACCGCTCGGTCCATGCCGCCGCCTGGTGCGCGCCGGACGGCGGCATCCGCATCGCCCGCGAGGATGTCGGCCGCCACAGCGCGCTGGACAAGCTGATCGGCGCCGTCGCGCGTTCGGGGGCCGATCCGGCCACCGGCTTCGTGGTGATGACCAGCCGTTGCAGCTTCGAACTGGTGCAGAAGACCGCCGCGGTGGGCATCCCGCTGCTGGCGACCATCTCGGCTCCGACGGCGCTGGCGCTGGAACTGGCCCGCAACGCCAACCTGACCCTGGGTGCCTTGTCGCGCCGCGACACCGTCATCCTGTTCCGCTGAACCCGACACCGCTTCGCCAATGGAGAAACCGATGAGCCACACGAACCATGCGAAGGATCTGGTCCGGATGGCCAACCAGATCGCCGTCCATTTCGCCACCTACCCGCATGAGGAGGCGGTGACGGAAACCGCGACCCACATCCGCAAATTCTGGGATCCGCGCATGCGCGCCGGCCTGTTCGCCCATGTCCAGGCCGGCGGCGAGGCCGACCTGCACGAGGTGGCGCGCGGCGCGGTCGGGGTGCTCCAGGCCCGCTGAGGCAACAGCGGTCGTGGCCGGGCGTCGTCACACCTTTCGGAAGGCGACCATGACCGTTTCGTAGGGGAAGGCGATTTCGGCGCGGCCCGCCAGGTCCGGGGTCCCGGCGATCAGGGCGCGGACCTGCCGCTCGACCTCGGCCTGCTGTTCGGCGGGGAGGGCCGCGATGAAGCTGACCGACATCGTCCGCCTGACGATGACGTCGTCCGGGCTGCCGACATGGGCATGCCGGACATGGTGTTCGCCGATCGCCTCGAAACCGGGAGCCGGAAACACCCGGCGCCAGTCGCCGGTCCGATAGCGCGGGGTGCCGCCCTCCCACGGGTCGGTGATGGCGGTGAGTTCCGCCATCCACGGCACGCTTTCATCCCGCACATTCCAGATCAGCCCCAACCGGCCGCCCGGCGCCAGGACCCTGCGCATCTCCCGCAGGGCCTCGGCGGTGGCGAACCAGTGGAAGGACTGGGCGCAGACCACCGCATCGACCGAGCCGTCGGGCAGCGGAATGGCCTCGGCGTTGCCGGCCAGGACGGTGATGCCGGGAAAGGCGGGAACCAGCTGGTCGCGCATGCCCGCGACCGGCTCCACCGCGACGATCTCGCCGCCGCATCGCTCAAGCACCGCCGTGAACTTGCCGGTGCCGGCGCCGACCTCCAGAACCTTCCGGCCGGGACCGACGCCAAGATCCTCGCGAAGCCATGTGGTGGCTTCGGCCGGGTAGCCGGGGCGGCCTTTGACATAAGTCGCCGCCGCCGTCTCATAGCCTCTGGAAGAATGGTGAACCGGCATTTCAACCTCGATCCTTCCAACGGGCTGATGACGTTATCCTCACATCCCCGTGGCCATTGGCAGCGGCTTGGCCGGAGCGGGGGTGGAGGCGGAGGACAGCGGCGTCGGCGCATGGGCGGTCGGGACCGGCAGCGGCGCCGGCTTGGACAGCGGCCGCGGCGTCGAGACCGGCGTCACCGGGTTGGCGCCGGCTGGATTGGCGCCCGGATTGGCCGACATTGCCGGCGCCGCCGAACCCGACTGGCCGGACGGCGTCGCCAGCGTGGGCGGATCCTCGTAGATGTCGGGATGGACACGGACCACGCCGGCGGTGTCGACCGAGGCGTTCCAATAGACGAAGCGCACGGGGATGGCCACCGGCAGCCGGATCGTCTTGGTGTCCCCGGTGTCGAGCTGCTGGCCGATGCCGGCCGGCGTCACCTTGGCGGCGCCCAGCAGCGTCTCCGCCATCAGCCGGGCATCCTCCAGCCGCACGCAGCCGGAGCTGGCGGCGCGCAGGTCGCGGCTGAACAGCCTCGGATCGTTGGTGCCGTGCAGGAAGATGCCGTCGCCGTTGGTCAGGTTGAAGCGGAATCGGCCGAGCGCGTTGTCGTCGCCCGGCTTCTGGACGATGCGGACGCGGCCGGGATCGACCGACCACCAGTTGACCGACTGGGTGCTGGCGACCTCC
This portion of the Azospirillum sp. B510 genome encodes:
- the fdhF gene encoding formate dehydrogenase subunit alpha, whose translation is MTLIHETDYGTPARVSETLVTLEIDGRSITVPEGTSVMRAAMDAGITVPKLCATDSLEPFGSCRLCAVEIEGRRGTPASCTTPVAPGMKVHTQTDKLAKLRRGVMELYISDHPLDCLTCAANGDCELQDMAGAVGLRNFRYGFDGENHRAAAKDESNPYFTFDASKCIVCSRCVRACQETQGTFALTIDGRGFASSVSPGAKESFMDSECVSCGACVQACPTATLTEKSIIEYGQPEHSVITTCAYCGVGCSFKAEMRGTTVVRMTPWKNGGANEGHSCVKGRFAWGYATHKDRIMKPMVRERITDPWREVSWEEAIAYAAERLKAVQAKHGRGSIGGITSSRCTNEEVYVVQKMIRAAFGTNNIDTCARVCHSPTGYGLSQTFGTSAGTQDFKSVDKSDVILVIGANPTDGHPVFGSRMKKRLRAGAKLIVVDPRRIDLVRSPHVQAEYHLQLQPGTNVAVVNAIAHTIVTEGLVNRAFVEERCDPKEFAKWEAFIAEHRNSPEYLESRTGVPADQVRAAARLYATGGNAAIYYGLGVTEHSQGSSTVMAIANLAMATGNIGREGVGVNPLRGQNNVQGSCDMGSFPHELPGYRHVSDDLVRQEFESAWGVTLDPEPGLRIPNMFDSALDGSFRGLFVQGEDIVQSDPNTNHVTSALEALDIVIVQDLFLNETAAFAHVFFPGTSFLEKDGTFTNAERRINRVRKAMPSKVGKDEHWVACALATAMGYPMHYETTAQIMDEIARLTPTFRGVSFEKLDRVGSVQWPCTGFEDDDTGMAIMHGESFARGLGRFVITEYVPTDERTTRMYPLVLTTGRILAHYNVGAQTRRTANVAWHPEDVLEINPVDAEIRGVKDGDMVSLASRMGATTLRAVISDRMPAGVVYTTFHHPVTGANVITTENSDWATNCPEYKVTAVQVARSNQPSDWQVDYAKNDVERKRIAAANVIAAE
- the fdhD gene encoding formate dehydrogenase accessory sulfurtransferase FdhD, with amino-acid sequence MTAMPSGSIRPDDNGMCSIAVTGTGFSAGAGAEEGADVEWQVPEETAVAFEYNGRSHAVMMATPADLEDFALGFSLAEEIVGAAADIEDMTVRETPLGFVVNMTVDPLRLLRGSLRSRSMEGRSGCGLCGVDSLVHAVREPRKIETTLDVEPAAVAAAFRGLPDHQPMNRANRSVHAAAWCAPDGGIRIAREDVGRHSALDKLIGAVARSGADPATGFVVMTSRCSFELVQKTAAVGIPLLATISAPTALALELARNANLTLGALSRRDTVILFR
- a CDS encoding formate dehydrogenase subunit delta, yielding MSHTNHAKDLVRMANQIAVHFATYPHEEAVTETATHIRKFWDPRMRAGLFAHVQAGGEADLHEVARGAVGVLQAR
- a CDS encoding class I SAM-dependent methyltransferase, with amino-acid sequence MPVHHSSRGYETAAATYVKGRPGYPAEATTWLREDLGVGPGRKVLEVGAGTGKFTAVLERCGGEIVAVEPVAGMRDQLVPAFPGITVLAGNAEAIPLPDGSVDAVVCAQSFHWFATAEALREMRRVLAPGGRLGLIWNVRDESVPWMAELTAITDPWEGGTPRYRTGDWRRVFPAPGFEAIGEHHVRHAHVGSPDDVIVRRTMSVSFIAALPAEQQAEVERQVRALIAGTPDLAGRAEIAFPYETVMVAFRKV